In bacterium, the sequence ACGGGGCCGGCAGGTCCAGGTCCGGCGGCAGGTCCAGGGACGCGAGCTCGCGGCGGACCGGAGCGAAGACGTCGCCAGGGTCGACCGGCTCGCGGCGCTCGACGCCGTCGCGCGACACCGTCGCGACACCGTCGCGCAGCGTGATCGTGGTGCAGGGGCCGATGCCGACGAAGGAGTGGCGGCCCAGCTGGATCCCCCGCTCCACGCTCTCGAGCAGGAAGCACGCACCCAGCGGCGCCAGCTTCAGGTACGCCGAGACCGGCGTGTCCAGATCGGCGGGGATGCGGCGCCGCCGGGGTGTTCGGAGTTGAGGTGTTCGGAGCCGGGTCGAGCCTGGCTGTGTCGTGGCGTCCATCGTCCCTCCGTCGTCACGCAAATGAAAAACCCACCATCGGCGGATGGTGGGCCTGAGTGGATCGGGGTAGGTCCGGGGTTACCGGTCCGTTCCTCCGCACAGCCGACCTTCCGCACTCGTCGTGCCACGCCACGACCGCCATCGGCGGCTGGGGGCGAGGACGGT encodes:
- a CDS encoding anthranilate synthase component I, with protein sequence MDATTQPGSTRLRTPQLRTPRRRRIPADLDTPVSAYLKLAPLGACFLLESVERGIQLGRHSFVGIGPCTTITLRDGVATVSRDGVERREPVDPGDVFAPVRRELASLDLPPDLDLPAPFGGAVGVIAYDCVRHFEQVPLPEHGWLDAPDYHFVIPTTLAVFDHVKSEIELWTLAPAEGAANLQAADAQLDRLLAALAAPLPALPAPAAPPAAPSAPAFSVTREQ